One stretch of Prunus persica cultivar Lovell chromosome G1, Prunus_persica_NCBIv2, whole genome shotgun sequence DNA includes these proteins:
- the LOC18793135 gene encoding protein ABCI7, chloroplastic → MAAISFTPHVQRPPIPLLSKPRTLITKPRVSTQASPTSQLALSDPFVLQLAEALEDSLPSSSSSSPPLPLQNLRDSSSEALLSTPWPSRKDEPFRFTDTSFIKNSQIQPISRPPSFPSILEDTHFPTLVIVDGFVINFSNLTELPNGVYVGSLLELSEETIMKRVSEFVSSRCDGDLFWSINGIGAPDLTVIYVPSGCRVEAPVYLRYFANEGGDEGSNKLPLSNPRVLVLVEKGGEIGIIEEFLGGDGDKCYWANSVFEVVVREGGKVRHSYVQNQSLNAAHIKWTWVRQESASTYELVEVSTGGKLSRHNLHVQQLGPDTITELSTLHLSVGDQTQDLHSSIVLDHPRGYSRQLHKCIVSHSLGQAVFDGNIKVNRYAQQTDGGQLTRSLLLAPRATVNVKPNLQIIADDVKCSHGAAISDLEESQLFYFQARGIDLEAARKALLFSFGAEVIERLPYAWMKKNVESQIKELLDPTNKGS, encoded by the exons ATGGCTGCCATATCATTCACACCCCACGTTCAAAGACCTCCGATACCTTTACTTTCCAAGCCCAGAACCCTTATAACCAAACCCAGAGTTTCAACTCAAGCTTCTCCAACCTCACAGCTGGCCTTATCAGACCCCTTTGTTCTTCAACTAGCTGAAGCTCTCGAAGACTCGCtaccctcttcttcttcttcttcacctccTTTACCTCTCCAAAATCTAAGAGACTCTTCCTCTGAGGCCCTCCTCTCAACCCCATGGCCTTCTCGCAAAGACGAGCCCTTTCGCTTCACAGACACCTCCTTCATCAAGAACTCCCAAATCCAACCAATCTCTCGCCCACCGAGCTTTCCAAGCATTTTGGAAGATACCCATTTCCCAACTCTAGTTATAGTTGATGGGTTTGTCataaatttctcaaatttgaCCGAATTGCCAAATGGGGTTTATGTGGGTAGCTTGCTGGAGCTCTCAGAAGAGACCATTATGAAAAGGGTCTCTGAGTTTGTGTCTAGTCGTTGTGATGGAGACTTATTTTGGTCCATTAATGGAATTGGGGCTCCCGATTTGACAGTGATTTATGTACCATCCGGGTGCCGGGTGGAGGCTCCAGTTTATCTGCGGTACTTTGCTAATGAGGGCGGAGATGAGGGGTCGAATAAACTCCCGTTATCGAATCCGAGGGTGCTTGTGTTGGTGGAGAAGGGAGGGGAGATTGGTATAATTGAGGAGTTCTTGGGTGGGGATGGTGACAAGTGTTATTGGGCGAATTCTGTTTTTGAGGTAGTGGTTCGAGAAGGAGGAAAAGTTAGGCATTCTTATGTTCAGAATCAATCTTTGAATGCTGCCCACATAAAGTGGACTTGGGTCCGCCAG GAATCAGCTAGTACATATGAGCTTGTAGAGGTTAGTACTGGTGGAAAATTGAGCAGGCATAATCTCCATGTTCAGCAACTGGGACCAGACACAATCACCGAGTTATCAACATTGCACTTGTCTGTCGGTGATCAGACACAAGATCTACATAGTAGCATAGTCTTGGACCATCCACGGGGTTATTCCAGACAACTTCATAAATGCATTGTGTCTCATTCTCTAGGACAAGCCGTATTTGATGGGAACATAAAGGTCAACAG ATATGCTCAGCAAACAGATGGAGGGCAGCTGACAAGAAGTCTTCTTCTTGCACCTCGTGCAACTGTAAATGTCAAACCCAATCTTCAAATTATTGCTGATGATGTCAAGTGTTCGCATGGAGCTGCAATTAGCGACCTAGAAGAAAGCCAACTCTTCTATTTCCAGGCACGTGGCATTGACTTAGAGGCAGCGAGAAAGGCTCTCCTATTTTCCTTTGGTGCAGAGGTGATCGAAAGATTACCTTACGCTTGGATGAAGAAGAACGTAGAAAGTCAAATTAAAGAATTGTTGGATCCTACTAATAAAGGATCATAA